A window of Sphingobium herbicidovorans contains these coding sequences:
- a CDS encoding FkbM family methyltransferase — translation MPYKKLVRSWFLNLYVHKLPRFRGKWRLLSPFAALLDGAPVRSSYGDVRLGFDVRDRTHLLGVSGKYGKRVAGEVESLQPGDCFIDVGANCGIFTLFAAERVGPDGLVVAFEPCFTTFAKLVRNIGLNAFANVLPFNMAVAALTRPDLLDSSAKGHSGRFSIVAEPIEAGERIMSLSIADFPGLLKLIGDRPIMVKIDVEGFEYAALQGLEPILALPQTRGAVVEIDDRNLIRYGADAKAVFGLLERHGFAQTNRGENSVHFDAVFHRRNAPLRPPAAPAAARRPRSSAPVPASLMRTPRWTYLSRIAAAMLVLTGGWFVVGKGLVADSRRAEESFIQEALQSHQVAEMRAQLRRSPPTVYNAGEVGSSARIALPILPRGWHITEVQLFPSDSGPSMQMTITNGISRPISLFAVRDDHVAPVQPAVLTRAGKTVAYWQEGDLAYALISKKELPAELDRLAEDIADNISS, via the coding sequence ATGCCGTACAAAAAGCTGGTTCGATCCTGGTTCCTGAACCTCTATGTTCATAAACTTCCCCGATTTCGCGGGAAGTGGCGTCTTCTGTCGCCCTTCGCTGCGCTGCTGGACGGCGCTCCGGTCCGGTCGAGCTATGGCGATGTTCGGCTTGGGTTCGATGTCCGAGACCGGACCCATCTGCTTGGCGTTTCGGGCAAATATGGCAAGCGGGTTGCCGGCGAAGTGGAGAGCCTTCAGCCGGGCGACTGCTTCATCGATGTCGGCGCAAACTGCGGCATATTCACCCTCTTCGCGGCGGAGCGGGTAGGCCCGGACGGGCTGGTGGTGGCTTTTGAACCCTGCTTCACCACCTTTGCCAAGCTTGTACGGAATATCGGCCTTAATGCCTTCGCCAACGTCCTGCCCTTCAACATGGCGGTTGCGGCGCTGACCCGGCCTGACCTGCTCGACAGCAGTGCAAAGGGGCATTCCGGACGCTTTTCCATCGTCGCTGAACCGATAGAAGCCGGTGAGCGCATCATGTCGCTTTCGATCGCCGATTTTCCTGGTCTCCTCAAACTTATCGGGGATCGGCCGATCATGGTGAAGATCGATGTCGAGGGATTTGAATATGCGGCTCTACAGGGGTTGGAGCCGATCCTCGCCCTGCCGCAGACGCGTGGCGCCGTCGTGGAGATCGACGATCGCAACCTGATCCGCTACGGCGCCGACGCGAAGGCCGTATTCGGCCTCCTGGAGCGCCATGGGTTTGCGCAGACCAATCGTGGCGAGAATTCGGTCCATTTCGATGCCGTATTCCATCGCAGGAATGCTCCCCTCCGCCCGCCTGCCGCCCCTGCCGCAGCTCGTCGGCCTCGATCCTCCGCCCCGGTTCCGGCATCGCTGATGCGTACGCCGCGATGGACCTATCTGTCCCGGATTGCCGCTGCGATGCTGGTGCTGACGGGCGGGTGGTTCGTCGTCGGCAAGGGGCTCGTCGCCGACAGCCGCCGGGCAGAAGAATCCTTCATTCAGGAAGCCTTGCAGTCGCATCAGGTGGCGGAAATGCGCGCGCAGCTGCGCCGCTCGCCGCCGACTGTTTACAACGCTGGAGAGGTTGGCTCATCCGCACGCATCGCCCTGCCCATCCTGCCCCGAGGTTGGCATATTACGGAGGTGCAGCTTTTCCCCTCCGACAGCGGCCCGAGCATGCAAATGACGATCACCAACGGCATCAGCCGGCCGATCTCGCTGTTCGCGGTCCGTGACGATCATGTGGCCCCGGTGCAGCCTGCGGTGCTCACCCGCGCGGGAAAGACCGTTGCCTACTGGCAGGAGGGGGATCTGGCCTACGCATTGATCAGCAAGAAGGAACTGCCCGCTGAACTCGATCGGCTTGCCGAGGATATTGCGGACAACATATCCTCCTGA
- a CDS encoding PIG-L deacetylase family protein — translation MTMIDTVQRALVIAPHPDDEVLGCGGTIARLVALGRHVEVAIATRGREPQFDAGQVEQVQAEARRAHALLGVTRTHFLDFPAAELDRIPRAELNRGIAELVAQCRPDALFVPFAHDLHFDHGLIFEAAMVAARPVGAQYPARILAYETVSETNWAAPYLTPAFQPNLFIDISDHLDHKIEAFGCFASQVRPFPNERSPETLRALAQVRGSCVSKRAAEAFVMIREVS, via the coding sequence ATGACCATGATCGACACTGTCCAGCGCGCGCTGGTGATCGCTCCCCATCCCGACGACGAAGTGCTGGGGTGCGGTGGAACGATCGCCCGGCTGGTCGCGCTGGGCCGCCATGTCGAGGTCGCCATCGCCACACGGGGCAGGGAGCCGCAGTTCGATGCCGGTCAGGTCGAGCAGGTGCAGGCCGAAGCCCGGCGGGCGCATGCGCTGCTGGGCGTCACGCGAACGCATTTCCTGGACTTTCCCGCCGCCGAGCTTGACCGCATCCCGCGCGCGGAACTGAACCGGGGCATCGCGGAACTGGTTGCCCAGTGCCGCCCCGATGCCCTGTTCGTCCCCTTCGCGCACGACCTGCATTTCGATCACGGGCTGATCTTCGAAGCGGCAATGGTGGCGGCGCGGCCCGTCGGCGCCCAATATCCTGCCCGGATACTGGCCTATGAGACGGTGTCGGAAACCAACTGGGCGGCACCCTATCTGACACCCGCCTTTCAGCCGAACCTGTTCATCGACATCAGCGACCATCTCGACCACAAGATCGAGGCGTTCGGCTGCTTCGCGTCCCAGGTGCGCCCCTTCCCCAACGAACGGTCCCCCGAAACCTTGCGGGCGCTGGCACAGGTCCGGGGCAGTTGCGTCAGCAAAAGAGCCGCCGAAGCCTTCGTCATGATCCGGGAGGTGTCCTGA
- a CDS encoding AI-2E family transporter: protein MSEKPENLRIEDGVFLGFVLLVSIAFALVIEPFFAAILWGVIAAILFGPVNQNLVRQMAGRRNSAAGLTLLLIVAVVILPAIILGVALVQEATLIYGKIQSGEIDIARTFDQFQSRLPDWATALMARLGITDFATVREAISRGVANSFRSVAAQVFLIGQGAFSFFIALGVTLYLTFFLLRDGPALAAGLDRAAPLRTSHRRALMQQFVLVTRATIKGSVVVAIVQGMIGGVVFWGLGIQGSLLWGVLMGCFSLIPAVGTGLVWLPVALYLLATGAFIKGVILIACGVFIIGLIDNILRPILVGRDTRIPDYVVLITTLGGINMFGFNGIVIGPVIAALFIATWNIVTRMRTGDGLEGPLTQDEPPSPATPVR from the coding sequence ATGAGCGAAAAGCCCGAGAATCTACGCATCGAAGATGGAGTTTTCCTGGGCTTCGTCTTGCTGGTCTCGATCGCCTTCGCTTTGGTGATAGAGCCGTTTTTCGCCGCCATCCTCTGGGGCGTGATCGCCGCTATATTGTTCGGGCCGGTGAACCAGAATCTGGTGCGGCAGATGGCGGGACGGCGCAACAGCGCCGCCGGATTGACGCTGCTGCTGATCGTGGCCGTGGTCATCCTGCCCGCGATCATCCTGGGCGTGGCGCTGGTGCAGGAAGCAACGCTCATTTACGGCAAGATCCAGTCGGGTGAAATCGACATCGCGCGGACGTTCGACCAGTTCCAGTCGCGGCTTCCCGATTGGGCCACGGCATTGATGGCGCGATTGGGCATCACCGATTTCGCGACAGTTCGGGAAGCGATAAGCCGGGGCGTCGCCAACAGCTTTCGGTCGGTCGCGGCGCAGGTCTTCCTGATCGGGCAAGGCGCGTTCAGCTTCTTCATCGCGCTTGGCGTCACGCTCTACCTCACCTTTTTCCTGCTGCGGGACGGACCTGCGCTGGCCGCGGGGCTGGACCGCGCGGCGCCGCTGCGCACCTCGCACAGGCGGGCGCTGATGCAACAGTTCGTTCTCGTGACCCGCGCCACGATCAAGGGCAGCGTCGTCGTCGCGATCGTCCAGGGCATGATCGGCGGCGTGGTGTTCTGGGGACTGGGAATACAGGGGTCGCTGCTGTGGGGCGTGCTGATGGGGTGCTTCTCGCTGATTCCGGCGGTGGGGACGGGGCTGGTATGGCTGCCGGTCGCGCTCTATCTTCTGGCGACGGGAGCCTTCATCAAAGGCGTCATACTGATCGCCTGCGGCGTATTCATCATCGGCCTTATCGACAATATACTGCGTCCCATCCTGGTTGGGCGCGACACGCGCATCCCGGATTATGTGGTGCTCATAACCACATTGGGCGGGATCAACATGTTCGGCTTCAACGGCATCGTCATCGGGCCGGTGATCGCAGCGCTGTTCATCGCCACATGGAACATCGTGACGCGGATGCGGACAGGCGACGGGTTGGAAGGTCCGCTGACCCAGGATGAGCCGCCCTCTCCCGCGACGCCAGTTCGATGA
- a CDS encoding sugar transferase: protein MGARRIADVMLASTGLVLLAPVMAIIAGSIRLFDGPPVLFKQARVTKGGKLFKVVKFRTMNDGRDAEGQLLPDRMRTTALGRFLRRSRLDELPQLWNILIGEMSLIGPRPLLPQTIAAAGKKGQLRCAVRPGLTGWAQVNGNSLLDDDDKIALDLWYIENRSLRIDLVILARTIGVALRGERFNLRLKGSA, encoded by the coding sequence ATGGGGGCAAGACGCATAGCCGATGTCATGCTGGCATCCACCGGGCTTGTTCTGCTCGCGCCGGTAATGGCGATCATCGCCGGCTCCATACGGCTGTTCGACGGCCCGCCAGTTTTGTTCAAGCAGGCCAGGGTGACCAAGGGAGGCAAGCTGTTCAAGGTTGTCAAATTCCGCACGATGAATGACGGACGCGACGCAGAGGGGCAATTGCTGCCCGACCGAATGCGGACGACGGCGCTCGGCCGTTTTCTCCGTCGCTCCCGCCTCGATGAACTGCCGCAGCTCTGGAACATCCTGATTGGGGAGATGTCGCTGATCGGACCCCGCCCGCTTCTTCCGCAAACCATCGCCGCCGCTGGAAAAAAGGGGCAATTGCGGTGCGCGGTGCGGCCGGGGCTGACCGGCTGGGCACAGGTCAACGGCAACAGCCTGCTCGACGATGACGACAAGATCGCGCTGGACCTCTGGTACATAGAGAACCGCTCTCTCCGGATCGACCTTGTCATTCTTGCTCGCACCATCGGAGTGGCCCTGCGCGGCGAACGGTTCAACCTGCGGCTGAAAGGGAGCGCATGA
- a CDS encoding methionyl-tRNA formyltransferase: MKAILVGAVESSRIALKCLAASPRWDLKAVFTLPPDLAGRHSDFVDLSADCESVGTRIVHTANINSDAALQAIRAMEPDYIFVIGWSQICGADFRATAGKGVVGYHPAPLPRLRGRAVIPWTILLNEPISASSLFLIDEGVDSGPLLGQRYFHLSPDETAATLYAKHMAKLDEMLPPVLEDIASGSPQLTVQDERNATYAARRRPEDGLIDWTQPAAAVWRCVRACGDPYPGAWTILGNDRIVIKTAVPVLLHHHAAAMAGQIVERGEGNFTVKCGDDQGLLVSQWQTTRESPLPNHAVLGRPKAEAA; this comes from the coding sequence ATGAAGGCCATACTCGTAGGTGCGGTTGAAAGTAGCAGGATCGCCTTGAAGTGCCTGGCCGCCTCCCCCCGCTGGGATCTGAAGGCAGTATTCACGCTGCCACCCGACCTTGCGGGCCGCCATTCGGATTTCGTCGATCTGTCTGCGGATTGTGAAAGCGTGGGAACGCGGATCGTGCACACCGCCAACATAAATTCCGACGCGGCGCTACAGGCGATCCGCGCAATGGAACCGGACTATATCTTCGTTATCGGCTGGTCGCAGATTTGCGGCGCGGATTTCAGGGCCACGGCGGGCAAAGGCGTGGTCGGTTATCACCCCGCGCCACTGCCACGCCTTCGCGGACGGGCCGTGATCCCCTGGACTATCCTGCTGAATGAACCGATCTCCGCCTCGTCGCTCTTCCTGATTGATGAAGGGGTCGATAGCGGCCCACTGCTGGGGCAGCGCTACTTTCACCTGTCCCCGGACGAGACCGCAGCCACGCTATACGCCAAGCATATGGCGAAGCTGGACGAGATGCTGCCGCCGGTGCTGGAGGATATCGCAAGCGGCTCGCCGCAACTTACTGTCCAGGATGAACGAAACGCGACCTATGCGGCGCGCAGACGGCCGGAGGACGGGCTGATCGACTGGACGCAGCCCGCAGCGGCGGTCTGGCGTTGCGTCCGCGCCTGTGGCGATCCCTATCCGGGCGCGTGGACGATCCTTGGCAATGACCGGATCGTGATAAAGACGGCCGTTCCCGTGCTCCTCCATCATCATGCCGCAGCCATGGCCGGACAGATTGTCGAACGAGGCGAAGGGAATTTCACGGTGAAGTGCGGGGACGATCAGGGTCTGCTGGTGTCGCAATGGCAGACGACGCGGGAATCGCCCTTGCCCAACCATGCCGTGCTGGGACGGCCAAAGGCGGAAGCGGCATGA
- a CDS encoding glycosyltransferase family 4 protein: MKIIVVASLAYSLVNFRGRLIAAMIENGHEVVLCAPDHDPEVEARLRSMGATYRQMPMARAGMNPFIDIVTLAWLVRCFWQERPQAVLAYTQKPIIYGGIASRFFRNIDFYAMVSGLGHMYSEGGSRLLASVRVMVSILYRLAIRDAKAIFVFNSDDRGEMLRHGIITPDCPVIQVPGSGVDLSHYAQAPLPDGPPVFLMIARLLRNKGLIEYVEAAKTVKAQFPEARFRLLGPLDENPAAVTRAEIEQWHNRGIIEYLGETRDVRPHLARASIFVLPSWYREGLPRTILEAMSVGRGVITTDMPGCREPIDQGINGFVVEPRSAKALADAMLRICNDPTLPASLAQAARRTAEQDYSVEKVNALLLSTMKMDRNATDRAERPAMNAQLVAGEL; the protein is encoded by the coding sequence ATGAAAATCATCGTCGTCGCCAGCCTTGCATATTCGCTGGTCAACTTCCGCGGCCGCCTGATCGCCGCGATGATCGAAAATGGGCATGAGGTCGTGCTGTGCGCCCCCGATCATGACCCAGAGGTCGAGGCAAGGCTGAGGTCAATGGGCGCAACCTATCGGCAGATGCCGATGGCCCGCGCCGGGATGAACCCTTTCATCGACATCGTGACGCTGGCATGGCTGGTCCGCTGTTTCTGGCAGGAACGCCCGCAGGCCGTGCTGGCCTATACACAAAAGCCCATCATCTACGGCGGCATCGCGAGCCGGTTTTTCCGCAACATCGACTTTTACGCCATGGTGAGCGGCCTTGGCCACATGTACAGCGAGGGCGGGTCCCGCCTGCTGGCCAGCGTGCGCGTGATGGTGTCCATTCTCTATCGGCTGGCGATCCGCGACGCGAAGGCGATATTCGTCTTCAACAGCGACGACCGCGGCGAGATGCTGCGCCACGGCATCATCACGCCCGACTGCCCGGTCATACAGGTGCCAGGTTCCGGCGTGGACCTGTCTCATTATGCCCAAGCGCCCCTGCCGGACGGGCCGCCGGTGTTCCTGATGATCGCACGGCTGCTGCGGAACAAGGGTCTCATCGAATATGTCGAGGCCGCGAAGACCGTGAAGGCACAGTTCCCGGAGGCGCGCTTCCGGCTGCTGGGGCCGCTTGATGAGAATCCAGCGGCAGTTACCCGCGCGGAAATCGAGCAGTGGCACAATCGCGGGATCATCGAATATCTGGGCGAAACACGCGACGTGCGCCCCCATCTGGCGAGGGCGAGCATATTCGTGCTGCCCAGCTGGTATCGCGAGGGGCTTCCCCGCACCATATTGGAAGCCATGTCCGTGGGGCGCGGCGTCATCACGACCGACATGCCGGGCTGCCGCGAGCCGATAGATCAGGGCATCAACGGCTTTGTGGTCGAACCGCGCAGTGCCAAGGCGCTCGCCGATGCGATGCTCCGCATTTGCAACGACCCTACCCTGCCCGCCAGCCTCGCTCAGGCCGCGCGCCGGACGGCAGAGCAGGATTACTCAGTCGAAAAGGTGAACGCCCTGCTGCTTTCGACCATGAAGATGGACCGCAACGCCACCGATCGCGCGGAAAGGCCAGCCATGAACGCCCAACTCGTCGCCGGAGAATTGTGA
- a CDS encoding ATP-grasp domain-containing protein, with the protein MATTSHREVPALSGTQFERGTPEGRSLRMMLSSAGRRVGLMRSFRQSAGLLGADLTMFACDLTPEWSPACIEADKASAAPPAESEEFIPAMLDICKREQIGLVVPTIDTELLAYSRARDQFSAINCHVAVADEPLVLMARDKLATALFLTEAGLRSPRTIAAEEFLSGEADLSLPLLAKPRHGSSSRGIMMAQNREDVLGLDKSEPYILQEYLHGREFTVSLYFDGEGQLQCAIPHERLRVRSGEVEKGVTVRDPSLSDMAWRLGKALHGARGAMCFQVRVDENGQPSIFEINARFGGGYPLAHQAGAQFARWMLEERLGLPRTANDDWQEGVLMLRFDDAVFV; encoded by the coding sequence ATGGCCACCACAAGCCACAGGGAAGTCCCCGCATTGTCAGGCACACAGTTCGAGCGAGGAACGCCGGAAGGCCGGTCGCTGCGCATGATGCTCAGTTCAGCGGGTCGGCGCGTCGGCCTGATGCGCAGCTTTCGACAATCGGCGGGCTTGTTGGGCGCGGACCTGACCATGTTCGCGTGCGACCTGACCCCCGAATGGAGCCCCGCCTGCATCGAAGCGGACAAGGCGTCCGCAGCCCCGCCAGCGGAGAGCGAAGAGTTCATCCCCGCGATGCTCGACATCTGCAAACGCGAACAGATCGGCCTTGTCGTGCCGACGATAGATACCGAACTTCTGGCCTACAGCAGGGCGCGGGACCAGTTTAGCGCGATAAACTGCCATGTCGCGGTAGCGGACGAACCGCTCGTCCTGATGGCGCGCGACAAGTTGGCGACGGCGCTATTCCTGACGGAGGCAGGCCTCCGTTCGCCGCGCACCATCGCGGCAGAGGAATTTCTGAGCGGCGAGGCCGATCTTTCCCTGCCGCTACTCGCCAAGCCCCGGCATGGCAGTTCCAGCCGCGGCATCATGATGGCGCAGAATCGCGAAGATGTGCTGGGTCTGGACAAGAGCGAGCCTTACATCCTGCAGGAATATCTGCACGGCCGCGAATTCACGGTCAGCCTCTATTTCGACGGCGAAGGACAGCTGCAATGCGCCATCCCGCACGAGCGGCTGCGGGTGCGTTCGGGCGAGGTCGAAAAAGGCGTGACGGTGCGCGACCCGTCCTTGTCCGACATGGCCTGGCGGCTTGGCAAGGCGCTGCACGGCGCACGCGGCGCCATGTGCTTTCAGGTGCGGGTGGACGAAAACGGGCAACCTTCCATCTTCGAGATCAACGCCCGCTTCGGCGGCGGCTATCCGCTGGCTCATCAGGCGGGGGCGCAGTTCGCCCGGTGGATGCTGGAGGAGCGGCTTGGGCTGCCTCGAACGGCGAACGATGATTGGCAGGAGGGCGTGCTGATGCTGCGTTTCGACGATGCGGTCTTCGTCTGA
- a CDS encoding HAD family hydrolase, producing MVFDLDDTLYLERDYVLSGLNAVGQWAAGALGINGLGEVMRGRFDAGCRTRIFDHSLKDMGLEAHPETIGRMLAAYRQHRPTIRLAPDTEQFLASRDDATGFAVITDGFLDAQRRKIRALGLYGRGIHLGICTDKWGRECWKPNPRAFEHVEQWFGRSGRDLTYVADNPSKDFNAPRLLGWNTVQIARPERIHVSVTTHVPADRIIESLEEL from the coding sequence TTGGTCTTCGATCTGGACGACACGCTCTATCTGGAACGCGACTATGTATTGAGCGGCCTCAACGCAGTGGGCCAATGGGCGGCTGGCGCGCTGGGGATCAATGGCCTTGGCGAGGTGATGCGCGGCCGTTTCGACGCGGGCTGCCGCACCAGGATTTTCGACCACAGCCTGAAAGACATGGGGCTGGAAGCTCATCCCGAGACAATCGGCAGAATGCTGGCCGCCTATCGCCAGCATCGCCCGACGATAAGGTTGGCTCCAGACACGGAGCAATTTCTTGCAAGCCGCGATGACGCAACCGGCTTTGCCGTCATCACCGACGGTTTCCTGGATGCGCAAAGGCGCAAGATCAGGGCGTTGGGCCTGTACGGGCGGGGCATCCACCTTGGCATATGCACCGACAAATGGGGTCGGGAGTGCTGGAAACCCAACCCTCGCGCCTTCGAGCATGTCGAACAGTGGTTCGGGCGGTCAGGGCGGGACCTGACTTATGTCGCGGACAATCCATCAAAGGATTTCAACGCCCCCCGGCTGCTGGGATGGAACACGGTCCAGATCGCACGGCCCGAGCGCATACATGTGTCGGTGACAACGCATGTGCCAGCCGACAGGATCATCGAGTCCCTCGAAGAACTCTGA
- a CDS encoding acyl-CoA thioesterase, with product MAKPESWRLSPEAYSFITSMDTRFQDIDTMGHINNVAISGIFETARIRFHHHLGRHPQEQGVRWLVAAVSLNFVEESHFPYPFKVHCGIGHIGRTSWTVSSAAFQKGVCVATCDTTVVTHGAEGRRTIDVNLREAMERNFLRQPG from the coding sequence ATGGCAAAACCCGAATCCTGGCGCTTGAGCCCCGAAGCCTACAGTTTCATCACCAGCATGGACACGCGCTTCCAGGACATCGACACGATGGGGCACATCAACAATGTGGCCATCTCCGGCATCTTTGAAACCGCGCGTATCCGTTTCCACCATCATCTCGGCCGTCATCCGCAGGAACAGGGCGTGCGCTGGCTGGTGGCTGCCGTATCATTGAACTTCGTCGAGGAATCGCACTTTCCCTATCCGTTCAAAGTGCATTGCGGCATCGGTCATATCGGCCGTACCAGCTGGACGGTCAGTTCGGCGGCCTTTCAGAAGGGCGTCTGTGTCGCGACCTGCGACACCACCGTCGTCACCCATGGCGCCGAAGGGCGCCGGACGATCGACGTCAATCTTCGCGAAGCCATGGAACGCAACTTCCTGCGCCAGCCGGGATGA
- a CDS encoding YceI family protein — MRRYSQIAIFLHWIIAALLAFQISVGWALEDLGARGFALFQLHKSIGITILVLTVARVAVRYGRPRPAPVEGGWQGMLAKAVHGGLYLFMLGAPLTGWALVSTAKVKVPTLIFGIIPLPHLPLPAGAGDPASAAHALLAWIGIALIVLHVAGALRHHALLRDGLIWRMMPARSPVLLLALPALIAAAFLLGRLILPASAPQAVAAPEKVAAVEEAEPVNIVAATDTDNAAGEADPAPSENATMVAPIGPPPSWTVQPGGSIAFSVGNGNDSIQGKFSSWTARITMDPDRPESADIDVEIDLASATVGDAYQDGMLAGDEFFGVAAHPRARFTAKGAEKTGANGYRAAGALTLKGVSKPQVIRFTLSGSGEKRKVSGSASIGRTLFGVGNGESSAGLDPKVAVDFRFDAQAK, encoded by the coding sequence ATGCGCCGCTACAGCCAGATCGCCATCTTCCTCCACTGGATCATCGCAGCGCTGCTCGCCTTCCAGATCAGCGTCGGCTGGGCGCTGGAGGATCTGGGTGCGCGCGGATTTGCGCTGTTTCAACTGCACAAATCCATCGGCATCACGATCCTTGTCCTGACGGTCGCCCGTGTGGCGGTGCGATACGGGCGGCCACGTCCCGCACCCGTCGAAGGCGGCTGGCAGGGCATGCTGGCCAAGGCGGTGCATGGGGGCCTGTACCTGTTCATGCTGGGCGCGCCCCTGACCGGCTGGGCGCTTGTATCGACGGCAAAGGTGAAGGTGCCGACGCTGATCTTCGGCATCATTCCCCTGCCCCACCTGCCGTTGCCAGCAGGTGCAGGCGATCCGGCCTCTGCTGCGCATGCCTTGCTTGCGTGGATCGGCATCGCCTTGATTGTCCTGCATGTCGCGGGCGCGCTGCGGCATCATGCCCTGCTGCGTGATGGACTGATCTGGCGGATGATGCCCGCGCGATCGCCGGTGCTGCTGCTTGCTTTGCCTGCCTTGATAGCGGCCGCGTTTCTGTTGGGAAGGCTGATCCTGCCTGCCTCAGCGCCCCAAGCCGTTGCCGCCCCCGAAAAAGTCGCCGCGGTGGAGGAGGCTGAACCAGTCAATATCGTCGCAGCAACGGATACGGATAATGCGGCTGGTGAGGCTGATCCGGCTCCATCAGAAAATGCGACGATGGTGGCGCCCATCGGTCCGCCGCCGTCATGGACGGTGCAACCGGGGGGAAGCATCGCCTTTTCCGTCGGCAACGGCAACGACAGCATCCAGGGCAAATTTTCCAGTTGGACCGCCAGGATCACCATGGATCCCGACCGCCCCGAAAGCGCGGACATAGATGTCGAGATCGACCTGGCGAGCGCCACCGTGGGCGATGCCTATCAGGATGGAATGCTTGCCGGTGACGAGTTTTTCGGCGTCGCGGCGCATCCCAGGGCGCGCTTCACCGCGAAGGGCGCTGAAAAAACGGGTGCGAACGGCTATCGCGCGGCAGGCGCCCTGACCCTGAAGGGTGTCAGCAAGCCCCAGGTGATCCGCTTCACCCTGTCAGGCAGCGGCGAAAAGCGGAAAGTGTCCGGTTCGGCCAGTATCGGGCGCACCTTGTTTGGCGTCGGCAATGGCGAAAGCAGCGCAGGGCTGGACCCCAAGGTCGCGGTTGATTTCCGGTTCGATGCCCAGGCAAAATAA
- a CDS encoding sulfotransferase family protein yields the protein MTDRQPAFIVIGAVKGATTWIAHQLRSHPQLWLPKAEPHYFSSEYERGPQWYASLFDPAPAGRIVGEKSADYLAHPQAAARMADALPDARLIVQLRDPVQRAYSDYCMLFRRGWVKGDPRQYLEHANPERSRFLSGGLYGAHLGRFLLHYPREQIHVILYDDLLQSPEQEIARVCAHIGVPVHIAAEEVASRQNDSASPMLPLPLRRFLQPMRPILDPLRSIPLFAKLRASMAAPVSYPPLTPELQQMLREFYREDILVLQDLLQRDLSHWLSGPPVRKPPAAVQAEPCRT from the coding sequence ATGACTGATCGCCAGCCAGCCTTTATCGTGATCGGCGCCGTCAAGGGCGCAACTACCTGGATCGCCCATCAGCTTCGCAGTCATCCGCAGCTCTGGCTGCCCAAGGCCGAACCCCATTATTTCAGTTCGGAATATGAGCGCGGTCCCCAATGGTATGCGTCGCTGTTCGATCCCGCCCCTGCCGGCCGGATCGTCGGGGAAAAGTCAGCGGACTATCTTGCCCATCCACAGGCCGCGGCGCGAATGGCCGATGCGCTTCCCGACGCTCGCCTGATCGTCCAGCTGCGCGATCCGGTGCAGCGGGCCTATTCGGATTATTGCATGTTGTTCCGGCGCGGATGGGTGAAGGGCGACCCCCGGCAATATCTGGAGCACGCCAATCCCGAGCGATCGCGTTTCCTGTCAGGAGGACTATATGGCGCGCATCTGGGTCGCTTCCTGCTCCACTATCCGCGCGAGCAGATCCATGTGATCCTCTATGATGACCTGTTGCAGTCGCCAGAGCAGGAAATTGCCCGCGTCTGCGCCCATATCGGCGTGCCCGTGCATATCGCGGCGGAAGAGGTCGCCAGCCGTCAGAATGACAGCGCGAGCCCCATGCTGCCGCTGCCGCTCCGCCGCTTCCTGCAACCCATGCGACCGATTCTCGATCCGCTCCGTTCCATTCCCCTTTTTGCGAAGCTTCGCGCATCCATGGCGGCGCCCGTCAGCTACCCGCCTCTGACCCCCGAACTACAGCAGATGCTCCGGGAATTTTATCGCGAGGACATCCTTGTCCTGCAGGACCTGCTGCAGAGGGATCTGAGCCATTGGCTCTCCGGCCCGCCAGTGAGGAAGCCGCCCGCGGCCGTCCAGGCAGAACCATGCCGCACATGA
- a CDS encoding DUF983 domain-containing protein, which translates to MSNPPPTDATQRPLRPALALALRGRCPACGGGAMFARFLKPSPACNACGQPWDVSQADDFPAYIVILLLGHILVPLMIEVNSALAIPLGVQAALWPGLAVILAALMIQPVKGAVIAFQWTRRMDGFA; encoded by the coding sequence ATGAGCAATCCGCCACCCACCGACGCCACGCAACGGCCGCTGCGCCCCGCCCTTGCGCTGGCGCTGCGCGGCCGGTGTCCTGCTTGTGGCGGCGGTGCGATGTTCGCCCGGTTCCTGAAGCCCAGTCCGGCCTGCAATGCGTGCGGACAGCCATGGGACGTGTCGCAGGCGGACGATTTTCCCGCCTATATCGTGATCCTGCTGCTCGGCCACATATTGGTGCCGCTGATGATTGAGGTGAACAGCGCGCTGGCGATCCCATTGGGGGTGCAGGCCGCCCTGTGGCCGGGACTGGCGGTGATACTCGCGGCGCTGATGATCCAGCCGGTCAAGGGGGCGGTGATCGCCTTTCAGTGGACCCGGCGAATGGATGGCTTCGCTTGA